One Spinacia oleracea cultivar Varoflay chromosome 4, BTI_SOV_V1, whole genome shotgun sequence DNA segment encodes these proteins:
- the LOC110776519 gene encoding uncharacterized protein produces the protein MAPCKQWMKLAGDNRLNNEYEIGVESFIKYAFGKTGEKEKIKCPCVKCKNSSFGSPNMVRDHLLTFGIIQSYNFWYHHGERVGEDAFESPTVGDDDGLIESDGEDEMETLLRDFFPNNCGFAENDMHDGSSSTRREDPNDEAMRFYRLFDDFQKPLYEGSISSTLSAIVNLLHIKTLGRWSNESFTILLNFLKTQLLPKESSLPDCFNDAKKIVKDLGLSYEKIDACVNDCMLFWKDDEQLEHCKVCKAARWKQGKHSGETRTRENGKRIPQKVLRYFPLKPRLQRLFMCSKTASDMRWHNERQAEIGVLNHPSDGKAWQDFDENHPSFSSEPRNVRLGLISDGFNPFSNIANPYSIWPVMLVPYNLPPWICMKKSSMMLSMLVPGPKGPGDAIDVYLQPLIEELKELWEVGVETYDASKCENFKMHAALLTTINDFPAYGILSGWSTKGKLACPCCHKKTAYLRLKNCCKHVYMRHRRFLHIKHSWRKKKDVFGKKEKGEPPKPLSGEEVLQQAKDLKGFCLSKDPTKRTKVCHKTRGDNWNKLSIFFELPYWKTLLLRHSLDVMHIEKNICDIILGTIMNIKGKTKDTTNSRLDMEELGIMSKLHPIKKGDKTEIPHAPYTLTKSQKEILCRFLKDLKVPDGFSANISRCVNVKDSKISGLKSHDCHVLLQSILPLVIRGLLVKDVAEPLIELCQFFSVLCAKSVKVKHLEEIKAQIPLTLSKLEAWMPPSCFDVMLHLSVHLADEVILGGPVQFRWMYPGERYLHNLKLYVRNKARLEGSIAEGYLVDECMTLCSRYLDEIETRFNRLERNDDGDKDDSKKLSIFSHAGRPLGARKNTNLDVYEREQAHIYALKNCSEVEPFLQEYAEIIATEGVDISPEEQDAKFVLWFRKRVEKLHEENNCLFGDEFLSLARGPIKYVQAFSGYITNGFRFHTSKRDKNLRTQNSGVVVLGDTGDGHETLDFYGVLTEVIRLEYLGGNYVVFFRCDWFDVLDSRRGIHVDKFGYVSVDTQRLLKTNEPFVLASQVSQVFYATDVVKQGSWRVSVKTKSRATYDMSMEKDSSQHMEILDDTDDAYQELESFGLDFAVHAPTYTHNGMSVEDRIDVEPEIVDTPTLVKKRKRISKKN, from the exons ATGGCGCCTTGTAAGCAATGGATGAAACTTGCTGGAGACAATCGTTTGaataatgaatatgaaataggcGTTGAATCTTTTATTAAGTATGCATTTGGAAAGACGGGTGAAAAAGAGAAGATCAAATGTCCATGTGTTAAATGCAAAAACTCATCATTTGGATCTCCAAATATGGTTAGGGATCATTTATTAACTTTTGGCATCATTCAAAGTTATAATTTTTGGTATCATCACGGGGAAAGGGTGGGTGAGGATGCATTTGAGTCACCAACTGTAGGAGATGATGATGGAttaatagaaagtgatggtgaagaTGAGATGGAGACACTGCTAAGGGATTTTTTTCCTAATAATTGTGGTTTTGCTGAAAATGATATGCATGATGGTTCATCGAGTACTAGACGTGAAGATCCTAATGATGAAGCAATGAGATTCTATAGATTATTTGATGATTTTCAGAAACCTTTGTATGAAGGCTCCATCTCCTCGACATTGTCTGCAATTGTTAATTTGCTTCACATTAAAACTCTTGGGAGGTGGAGTAACGAGTCATTCACTATTCTTTTGAACTTTTTGAAAACTCAGTTGTTGCCAAAAGAGTCATCCCTTCCTGATTGTTTTAATGatgcaaaaaaaattgttaaagatTTAGGTCTCTCATATGAAAAGATAGATGCATGTGTTAATGATTGTATGCTATTTTGGAAAGATGATGAACAATTAGAACATTGTAAAGTTTGCAAGGCTGCTAGGTGGAAACAAGGTAAGCATAGTGGAGAAACTAGAACCAGGGAAAATGGTAAGAGAATACCTCAAAAGGTACTTCGATATTTTCCACTAAAGCCTAGACTTCAACGTTTGTTTATGTGTTCAAAGACGGCTTCTGATATGAGATGGCATAATGAAAGGCAAGCTGAAATTGGTGTGCTTAACCACCCTTCTGATGGGAAAGCATGGCAAGATTTTGATGAAAACCATCCATCATTTTCTTCAGAACCTCGTAATGTTAGGTTAGGGCTTATAAGTGATGGATTTAACCCGTTTTCTAATATTGCAAACCCATATAGCATTTGGCCTGTTATGTTAGTTCCATATAATTTACCTCCTTGGATTTGTATGAAAAAATCTAGCATGATGTTGTCAATGCTTGTACCCGGCCCAAAAGGACCAGGTGATGCAATAGATGTCTATTTACAGCCTTTGATAGAAGAGTTGAAAGAGTTATGGGAAGTGGGCGTTGAAACCTATGATGCTTCCAAAtgtgaaaattttaaaatgcatGCTGCTTTGCTTACAACAATTAATGATTTTCCTGCTTATGGCATTTTATCTGGATGGAGTACAAAAGGAAAGCTGGCTTGTCCTTGTTGTCACAAAAAAACAGCTTATTTGAGGTTGAAAAATTGCTGTAAGCATGTGTATATGCGTCATCGACGTTTTCTTCACATTAAGCACTCATGGAGAAAGAAGAAAGATGTATttggaaagaaagaaaaaggagagCCACCAAAACCATTGTCAGGAGAGGAAGTTCTTCAGCAAGCGAAAGATCTTAAAGGtttttgtttgtcaaaagatccTACTAAGAGAACCAAGGTATGTCACAAGACTAGAGGGGATAATTGGAACAAACTAAGTATTTTTTTTGAGTTGCCTTACTGGAAAACACTTCTGTTACGACATAGTTTAGATGTAATGCACATTGAAAAGAACATATGTGATATTATTTTGGGAACCATCATGAATATTAAAGGAAAGACAAAAGACACAACTAACTCTCGTCTTGACATGGAGGAATTAGGTATAATGTCAAAGCTTCATCCAATAAAAAAGGGTGATAAGACTGAAATACCTCATGCGCCGTACACCTTAACTAAGAGTCAAAAGGAGATATTGTGTCGATTTTTGAAGGATCTAAAAGTTCCTGATGGGTTTTCTGCTAATATTTCTCGATGTGTTAATGTGAAAGATAGTAAGATTTCTGGATTAAAGAGTCATGATTGCCACGTTCTGTTACAAAGCATACTTCCTCTAGTGATACGTGGTCTTTTAGTTAAGGATGTTGCAGAGCCTTTGATTGAGTTGTGCCAATTCTTCAGCGTGTTATGTGCTAAATCGGTAAAAGTTAAACATTTAGAAGAAATTAAAGCCCAAATTCCTTTGACACTTTCCAAGTTAGAAGCATGGATGCCTCCTTCTTGTTTTGATGTGATGTTGCATTTAAGTGTGCACTTAGCTGATGAGGTAATACTTGGTGGGCCTGTTCAATTTCGTTGGATGTATCCTGGGGAACGATATCTTCATAATCTTAAATTATATGTGCGTAATAAAGCTCGTCTAGAGGGTTCAATAGCAGAGGGTTATCTGGTGGATGAGTGTATGACTTTGTGCTCAAGGTACTTGGATGAAATTGAAACAAGGTTTAATCGTCTTGAGCGAAACGATGATGGTGATAAAGATGATTCGAAAAagctttctattttttctcatGCCGGACGACCACTGGGAGCTCGAAAGAACACCAACCTAGATGTTTATGAAAGAGAGCAAGCTCACATTTATGCTCTAAAAAATTGCAGCGAAGTCGAACCATTCCTCCA AGAATATGCTGAAATTATAGCAACCGAAGGAGTTGATATCTCACCAGAAGAACAAGATGCTAAATTTGTACTTTGGTTTAGAAAAAGA GTTGAAAAGTTGCATGAAGAAAACAATTGTCTTTTTGGGGATGAGTTCTTGTCTTTAGCTCGTGGTCCTATTAAATATGTTCAAGCTTTTAGTGGTTATATAACTAATGGATTCAGGTTTCACACATCTAAACGTGACAAAAATTTGAGAACACAAAATAGTGGAGTTGTGGTATTGGGTGACACAGGTGATGGACATGAAACTTTAGACTTTTATGGAGTGTTGACGGAAGTGATCAGGTTGGAGTATTTGGGGGGAAATTATGTTGTGTTTTTTCGCTGTGACTGGTTTGATGTGCTTGATTCTAGAAGAGGAATTCATGTGGATAAATTTGGTTATGTTAGTGTAGACACCCAAAGGCTCCTAAAAACAAATGAACCATTTGTTTTAGCTAGTCAagtatcacaagtcttttatgCAACGGATGTTGTGAAACAAGGTAGTTGGCGTGTTTCTGTTAAGACAAAATCTCGTGCTACATATGATATGTCAATGGAGAAAGATAGCTCACAACACATGGAAATTTTGGATGATACAGATGATGCATATCAAGAACTAGAATCTTTTGGATTAGATTTTGCTGTACATGCACCGACATATACACATAATGGAATGAGTGTTGAAGATAGGATTGATGTGGAACCTGAGATCGTTGATACACCTACCTTAGTCAAGAAACGGAAAAGAATTTCTAAGAAAAACTAG
- the LOC110776518 gene encoding uncharacterized protein, translating to MAPIGRKATFLPPGRLGLSRSVGSKVSFLSGVLAKAPSKTTTSNDNPDANVPTMVSEVNQGTINEASMEEDMSHAILLQSLREDVGNDESDIIQRSINNAAISDFLEQQNALQDALTTQKEAHNPTLRKRNRKPDAKPRGVNKCKKVANLKDGEKLEVEFYMNGAVGDNHKDLTRHMGKLVRDRIICPVRVHTWDEIDNSVKEHMWQSVLNKFVGKGFDLDRKTTIDHLKRLWQNWRGILNQNSIIRKGGLENALNETPNDLTPADWKWLVEEHFSSEAFKKLSSRNSGNRGNLTMLHHTGSTPFRQVIWEDMGGKEGKYLPPISAVFKKTREGKSGNLKENDATKLDEIVSVEKENPSLSQFEVVEKFFGPQDRGGVVCFGFGIRPKDVRGPLPTRADLTSRAHEKQKENDDLRKRMDEMEKVRQADLEKMSALEEKFNLFLAAYMQQPSFGDQEIPDDS from the exons ATGGCACCAATTGGAAGAAAGGCTACATTTCTTCCACCAGGGAGACTTGGTTTAAGTCGTAGTGTAGGTTCGaaagtttcttttctttctggAGTATTAGCTAAAGCACCCTCAAAAACTACGACAAGCAATGATAATCCAGATGCAAATGTTCCTACTATGGTAAGTGAAGTGAACCAAGGAACTATCAATGAAGCATCCATGGAAGAGGATATGTCACATGCAATTCTCCTTCAATCTCTTCGTGAGGACGTCGGGAATGATGAAAGTGATATTATACAAAGATCCATAAATAATGCAGCCATTTCTGACTTCCTTGAGCAGCAAAATGCTTTACAAGATGCCTTGACGACCCAAAAGGAAG CACATAACCCTACATTAAGGAAGAGAAACAGAAAACCGGATGCAAAGCCAAGAGGTGTCAACAAGTGCAAGAAAGTAGCAAATCTTAAAGACGGGGAAAAGTTGGAGGTTGAGTTTTATATGAATGGTGCAGTTGGTGATAACCATAAAGATTTGACAAGGCACATGGGAAAACTTGTTCGAGATCGTATTATATGTCCAGTAAGAGTGCATACATGGGATGAGATTGATAATAGTGTAAAGGAGCATATGTGGCAATCCGTTTTG AACAAGTTTGTTGGTAAAGGCTTTGATTTGGATCGTAAAACAACTATTGACCATCTGAAAAGGTTATGGCAAAATTGGAGAGGAATTTTGAATCAAAACTCAATTATTCGGAAAGGTGGTCTGGAAAATGCATTGAATGAAACGCCTAATGATTTAACACCTGCTGATTGGAAATGGTTGGTGGAGGAACATTTTTCAAGTGAAGCCTTTAAG AAGTTGAGTTCTAGAAACTCTGGCAATCGAGGCAACTTAACAATGCTACATCACACTGGAAGCACACCTTTTAGACAAGTTATTTGGGAAGATATG GGTGGAAAGGAAGGAAAATATCTGCCTCCGATATCTGCTGTTTTTAAGAAAACCAGAGAAGGAAAGTCCGGCAATTTAAAAGAAAATGATGCTACCAAATTG GATGAGATAGTAAGTGTCGAAAAGGAGAACCCTTCTCTTTCACAATTTGAAGTTGTTGAAAAATTCTTTGGGCCACAAGATCGTGGTGGTGTGGTTTGTTTTGGCTTTGGAATAAGACCCAAAGATGTACGAGGCCCTTTACCTACTAGAGCAGATCTTACATCACGGGCCCAtgagaaacaaaaagaaaatgatGATCTTCGAAAACGCATGGATGAAATGGAAAAAGTTCGTCAAGCAGATCTTGAGAAGATGAGTGCTTTAGAAGAGAAATTCAACTTGTTCCTAGCAGCCTATATGCAACAACCTAGCTTTGGTGACCAAGAAATTCCTGATGATAGTTAA